The following are encoded in a window of Candidatus Polarisedimenticolia bacterium genomic DNA:
- a CDS encoding MarR family transcriptional regulator: MPTAPASLARDPALDRDTRDLYAALTDLVRLYQFRDRNVICCHDVSVTQCYALQTLTRGGSMTLGALARDLLLDKSTASRVIETLERKGYVRRSSHPQDARAILIDLTAKGRVLHDRIERELLAEERGVIANLEPEVRRAAIGVVRDLARVAAARIGRNASCCAPDGE, from the coding sequence ATGCCGACCGCCCCTGCAAGTCTGGCTCGCGACCCGGCGCTGGATCGGGACACGCGCGACCTGTACGCCGCGCTCACCGACCTCGTCCGCCTTTATCAGTTCCGCGACCGGAACGTGATCTGCTGCCACGACGTGTCGGTGACCCAATGCTACGCCCTCCAGACGCTCACGCGCGGCGGCTCCATGACCCTCGGGGCGCTGGCCAGGGATTTGCTGCTCGACAAGAGCACCGCAAGCCGCGTGATCGAGACGCTGGAGCGCAAGGGCTACGTGCGCCGCTCGTCGCACCCGCAGGATGCCCGCGCCATCCTCATCGATCTCACGGCGAAAGGTCGCGTCCTGCACGATCGGATCGAGCGTGAGCTGCTCGCCGAGGAGCGCGGCGTCATCGCCAACCTGGAGCCGGAGGTGCGGCGCGCGGCCATCGGCGTGGTGCGGGATCTGGCCCGGGTGGCCGCGGCGCGCATCGGGCGCAACGCCTCCTGCTGCGCCCCCGACGGGGAGTGA